The window TAGAGAAAAATAGAATAAAAAAGATGCTAGGTATATCCCACCTTGCATCTTTTTTCATGTCACATCACTTATTTTAGTTTAAAGTAAATGCATCGGTCATCTAAATCATAATCCGATTTCTCCATGACAAAGTACGTTTCCAAGTTGTTAAAAATTGGTAATAACACCTTACCTTCAACTTCATAGGCATGACTTTTACCATCGTTTTCTACTTTTTCAAAACCAACTTCATAATCTAAAGCATCATTGAATGACTTTGTAAATCCGTAATCTGTTCCTCCAATAATACTGTTTCCTTGAGGTGTAGAAGACCCCCAGACATGTGGATAGATATTACTTAAGAATCTGTATTCTGACCCTGTATAGGTCACATTGCTTGCTTTAATTTTTAAGGTAAGCATAACATAACTATAAAGTGGATCATCTTCTGGCTTTTGAAAGCCTAATTCAGCAATGCCATCTCTTGTGATAGGGTCTGCTTTTAGGACAGTGATTTCAAAATGAGCCTTAGTTTCATTACCATCATAGGCATTTCGGTCATTAAATACATAGGTTGAACCAAATGGTACAGGGTCTTCTAATGTACCTGCACTATTGGATGGGCTTGGTGTAGGTTGTTGCGGATTTTCTTGTGGCTCAGGTTTAGGCTGTGTGTCATTAGATGGCGGTAAATCCGTTGGAACAGCCCCATCTGAGTTGTCTTTGGTTGTAATATCAATGGTCTTCGTTGTCCCATTCCAAGTAATATCTGCTCCCACCATTTCTGTAACTGCTCGAACAGGTAAATAGGTTGATCCATCAATAATAACTGGATAGATTACCTCCCCATGACCATCTTTTAATGTCTGCACTTGACCATTGTAAGTAATGGTAATGCCTTTGTTCTCTTTCCCTGATATATCCCTTATCAAGGAACTTGCTGATAATGATGTTGATACCGTGATGAGTACTACCATTGCAACTAAAATCTTGATGGATTTTTTCATAAGTGTCTCCTCCTCTTATCCTTTTTGACGGATATGTCCTCTGTTTATTTCATATCGAAGTAATATCATGACATTTACTTGATATATATCACATTTTACCATAATCTAACAATGCCTTCAAGAAGTGCCGTCTATTCATGACGATTGATTTCGTATTTTGTAGTTTCATAAGATGCATGTCATTTCCAAATAATGCTTAACTATATTTTCTTTATTTTGTTTATTCCATTATTAAATAAAGTGTTACTAGGAAGTTTAGGTTAATTCATCCTATTTTTTGTGTTCTTTAACTACATTATAAAACTAACGTGATTTACCATTATTTTTACCATAATTTAACATGTCCCTTATATCCTCTTTATATTGTTTCTATAGAGTTGAACTGTAAATTTATTTTATTGAGTACAGATAGGTTCTCTTGGTCTTTTATCATAGTTTATTATGAGAAACCTAAGACGTACTCGCAAAAATCAATGGAGGTAATTTTACCATGAAAAAGAAATTAATCAGTTTAGCTCTCTTAATAACGCTACTTCTGTCTTACTCTGTAACACATGCTTATCAAGCACCTAATAAAGCAACTGTAGGTTCTGTAGCAACGACCACTCAAAAACAACCTAAATACATATTCTATTTTATTGGTGATGGTATGGGTACATCACAAAGACAAATTACGGAGTATTATTTACAAGAAACAACAGGTGATGCTACGAAGAAATTACTCATGAACACGTTTCCTCATTCAGCAATTAATACAACCCATTCTATGAATACACTCATTACGGATTCAGCAGCAGCAGGTACAGCACTTGCAACTGGCTATAAAACCGATAACGGTGTTATATCAAAAGACCCTCAAGGTAACGACTTAAAAACGCTTGTTGAAGCAGCAGAAGAAATAGGTATGGCAACTGGACTTGCATCTACCACACGTATTACACATGCCACACCTGCTGTATTTGCATCTCATAATGAAAGCCGTGGAAATGAAAATGAAATCGCAGCAGATTTCCTAGACAGTGGTGTTGATTACATTGTTGGTGGAGGCGTTCGTCACTTCTTACCTGAAGGATGGAAAGACAATCAAACAGATGCTTTTGGTAAAACCATCAAATCCAAACGTAAAGATAGCCGTAATCTCTTAGCAGAGTTTCGTCAAGCTGGCTATACCGTACGTTATGGTATGAAAGGTGCAGAAGAGTTTAGAAAAGAAACATTCAAAGCAGGGGATCAATACCTTGGTCTATTCACCTATTCTCATCTACCCTACACGTTAGATGATATGCATAATGATAGCTACAATGCACCTACTTTAGTAGAAATGACAAGTAAAGGTATTGAATTACTTTCAAAAGATCAAGATGGTTTCTTTTTCATGATTGAAGGCGGACGTATTGACCATGCCTGTCATCCAAACGACACACCTGCTGCTATCATGGATACACTTGCATTTGATGATGCTGTAAAAGAAGCTTATGACTTCTACCTTAAGCATCCAGAAGAAACACTTATTCTTGTATTAGGTGACCATGAGACAGGCGGTCTTGGCATGGGTGTTAACACCGATTATTTCTTATCTCTTTCAGAACTTACAAAAGCAAAAATGTCCATCGAAGTATTACAAGGTCAATACGATGGCGACAGAGCAGCATTCTACGCATTTATCGAAGAAAACTTTGGACTAACTGAATTATCAAAAGAAGAAAAAAGCTTATTTGAAAAAAGTATGGACATGGTAGATGAAGGTACGTTCACATACAACAATAAATATAAATATGACGAAACAGCCATGGCCGTAACACATATCTTGTCTGAGCGTGCTGGTGTTTATTGGACTTCCTATGCCCATACAGCAACACAGATTCCTATGTCAGCTATCGGCGTTGGTGCTGAGCAATATAGCGGTTTTATGGATAATACAACCATTGCCAACTTAACAGCTGAACTGGTTGGACTATCGCTTAAATAAATAGCTTAAGACGTCAAGAACCATTTACTGAAAGGGGTATCCTCGTGAATAAAAAACTAAAAGTATCTGTTATCTACGCTATTTTATGCCTAATAACCTTTTTTCTCTTTATAAGATCAGACCGCCAAGAAGATAAGTATAATCAAGATGTACTTGAAGCAAAAGCTATCGTTCTGGAAGTTGATGATTCAGACGTTGTGAAGTCTGGTATATCCGCTATAGGCTATCAAACATTGCAGGTTCGCATCATTGATGGTACGTATAAAGGTGAAAAGCTGTCTGTTAGCAATCCACTCATGGGAAAATTGGACTATGATAATTATTATAAAGTAAAGGATAAAGTCATTATTGCACTCAAAACAGATACTGAGGGACATATAATCGATGCGAAAGCCGTTGAACTCTACCGACAAAATTATATGCTCATTGTTTTTATTATCTTTGTGATACTCCTGGTTTGGTATGCAAGGGATATAGGCGTGAAAGCGCTTTTTTCCTTTGTATTTACCATTCTTATTCTATGGAAATTATTAATCCCCCTTTTATTAGAAGGCAAAAATCCAATGGTCATTGCCTCACTTACCCTGGTGCTTCTATCTGCTGTCATTTTATTTTCCGTTGCTGGCTTTACAAGAAAAGGCGTATCTGCATTTCTTGGTACCCTATGCGGCTTGTTAATTACCCTCTTTTTAACAATGATTATTGGGGATAAGTTAGGTCTAAGAGGCATGACTGCCCCTTACGCAGAGACCATTGTTTTCTCTGGCTATTTTCACTTGGATATGCGCAGTATTTTCTATGTAGCTGTTATTATTGGCTCATCCGGTGCAGCCATGGACATCGCGATGGATGTGGCTTCAGCATGTTGGGAGATAAAAGAGAAAAAGCCTGATATCAGTCGCAAAGAACTGATACGATCAGGCTTTAATGTAGGAAGAGATGTCATAGGCACCATGACAACCACCTTGTTACTTGCTTATTCTGGCGGCTATCTTACGTTGCTCATGCTCTTTCAGATTAGAGAATCCAGTTTCTCTCGGATTATCAATATGAAGATTATTGCAGCTGAGATTATGCGAACGCTAGTTGGTAGTATTGGACTCGTTTTGGTTGCACCCATAACCGCATTGGTAGCTGGTTTGATCATGGTAAAAGATACCCAGCCAAAACAGCTTGATATTTAGTTCCCTCATAAATACCATCACACGGTTATGCATTTCTTCATGTCACCCATGCCCTTTACTTTTGGTCACTTAAAATAATGACCTCTGTCTCTTCATTCACCATTTTCTTAAACATCTCTGTGCTATTTTTCTCTAATTCATAATGTGTCGGTATTGCTATTCTAGGGCTAAGCATATTGACGAGTAAAATAGCATCGTTTGTACTCATGGTTAGGTTTCCACCATCAATGGGAACGATGGCTACTGTTATGTCCTCAAGCGTTTTAATCTCAGGAATTAGATCCGTATCACCTGAAAAGTAAATTCTCTCATCACCTATAGTTAATACATAGCCAACATTATCATTGCTTTTTGGATGGGTTGGAAAACCTTTTGAATAGGCAGCTACAGCCTCACAACCTATACCATCTAGTTCTAGCACATCTCCTGGTGTAACCTGTCTCACCTGATAATCACCCAATTTTTTGGCGACTTTTTTGGGGCATATAATCCATGTGTCATCCTTAGCAAGCTTCTCAATGTCATCAATAGAAAAGTGGTCCTGGTGAGCGTGGGTTATAAATATATAGTCTGCCTTAATTGGATTGTCTACCACAATAGGATCCACATAGATTATCTTATTCTTCATTTCTATCTTCATGCCAGATGGAAAAAAATCCGCTGAACCAAAATGAGCGAACACAGCTCCACATGAAGTAAGGGTGATATCTTGATTAAGAGAAACTTTTATGGCTGGTATTCTCTTATCACTTCTAGAAAATTCTATTTTAATCACTCTTTTAAGAAGGATAACAACGAGTACAATAACGATTATGATAATGCCAATAATGGTTAATTTTTTTGTGTTCATTCTATTTCCCTCCTTTATTATTGTACCCTCACTTTACTATATGGAGTTAACCTCATATCAATAGGTGTAATTCTCTATTTTATAGGTAAAAAAAGCCGGAGTATGGAGTTGGCTCCACACTACAGCTTTTATACCATTTTTCTATCGACTATATCTATCTAAGTGGGTTACAGCACGATCACCCTGTTGGTAAAAGTCATCAATACCCTTTCCAATATCCAGCATATTTTCTTCACTGTCTTCTATCAGTTCATACTGATACTTCTTCAAGTAATTCCTTACAAAATAGCCATCTAATAATTTTCGTTGTTCAGATTCCAATCTTGATAAAACAGCATTCTTTTTGAAATATAGAAATAGTCCCATGATACTGCTATGGGTATGCATATGTTTCATGATATCTTGGTATAAGTTATATGATTTTTCGAATGCTGCTTCAAAGCTGGCCATAAAATCAACTGCCAAATGGATGCTTTTCCTTTTAATGGGCAGCAAATCCAACGAACCGCCCACATAGAGTATGTTATAGTCTGGATAGTGGGTGTCTATGGTATTTTTCGTCACTTTTAATTGATTCAGATCTTCATCAAATAGAATGAGCATACCAATCTTGGGCAGCTTCCTTAATACATTCAGAGCAAGTGTACCTGCTCCTGTTTTCATAAAAAGAACGGTCTTAGACGCTAAATCTTGCTGTAGGATATAGCGTGTTGTTTCTTCCACATAATAAAGCATCTGTTCAATGAAGTTATGGGATATGGTGGCAAAAAGATTTCTAATGGAATCGTCTTGCTCTTCATGGCTGATGGGGTGATTCATTTCTGACGTAATGATGATCCCTTCTTCAATATCCATGGTGACACCACAATTGCATGTTAGCTTACCATGATAGACGCTATGATTTTTTAAGGTGCCTTCTTCAATGGTTAAGCTTTCTTGGCAAACCGGACAGCATAAAAGTTCCAAATGTTGAAACGCAATCCCCTTACCATCCCTATTCTTAACGGGTTGTTGTTTAACGGTTTCTATTTCATCATTAAGTTTTTGAATGGTAGCATCCAGTTGTTCCCGCTCTTGTAGAAGCTGAATCCGCTTATCATGAAGCAAGCTCTCAATATAATTGCTTCTAATAGGTGTCTCCAGTATATGAAACTGTACCGTATACATCAATATCTTAATATCATCCAATGAAAATTTCATGTCCTTGTAATGCTTAATAAAATCCAACTGTTCCTGCTGTTCTGTACCAAAGTAAAAGTATTTACCTTTTCTTAAGGGATGAATAAGGTTCAGTTGCACATAGTAACGTATGGTGTCCACACTCATGTTGTTTTTCTTGGCGAATTTCCCTATTCTTATATCCGAACTGTCCATCTTATCTTTATCACTTATCTGTGGTCTATGTTCCATCTTTCATTATACCTTCCATCTTACTCGAAGCAGGCTTATTCCGCATTAATCATAAGTCTATACCGCTCTACTTATCGATTATTCTGTACTAAGTTGAGTATAACGAATTGGGGGGGAGGTGTCAATTAACAAGGTGAGATATGATTGATTATTTAGCTAACTTATTCATTAGTTTAGTATGCTTTATCTTCGTTTGCTTCATGGACTGCAATACTTTAGTTAAGTCTGTTTTTGTTACGCTCTTTTCTTTAAATAGCATTTGTTACCTTCCTTTCCAAATTCTTCATCTTATTACTGCTAATGTTTAGTGGATATGAATGTTCACCATACCTGTAACCAACTATAATATTTCAAGTTCTTTTAATAACTTAATACAATCTCTATAACCTTCGATATACATTGCCTGATTAGAACAGGAAGCACAGTAACAACTCTTTTCGACATAGTCTACCATGAATTCACTATCCTCAATAGCCAGAGATTTCATTATACGATCAAAAATATGTCTGTTAACTTGTAAGTAACTGCAAGCTTCTTGGTATTCTTCATCGGTTCTATGAAATTTTTCGTATGCTGGTTTCATCATGTTGAATGTAAAGTTCTCGAAGTGTTCTTTAATGCTATTCATAGGTATCATCCCTCTTTCATGATTAATAGTGAGTATATAATTTTATTTACTCACGATATACTTGTTTCTATTATTACATAAAAATGAGGGATGCTACTAAATATACAACCATATGGGTGTATAATATATTACAAGTAAATCTATACATATAATATTTAAATTCATTATTAGTTAAACTATCTAGCTAACAGTAATAAGACCTTAATCTATAAGGTCTTATTACGTACTAGTATCCTATGACGCACTAAATTGCTTTGCTATGCAATTATATAATTTCCAATTGCCTGTCTTATATCCAGCGTGTTTAATGTCAACAATTTTAAATGTCTCATTTGTCTTAGGATTAATACCTTTGTTTATAATTCTTTTACTATAATTATTACTACAACCTCATTAATAATTAGAACATTACTTCTTCCACTTTCTCATCCTCTTACCATCTGTACTTCCATAAGGCAATTCTATATACGGTACACCTACAGGATATTCATGATTTAACACGTCATCTGTTGCTTCACCTGTTTGCATCCATATTTTTCCTGTAGTATCGTATATTAATAGGTTTCCTCTATTCATAATGCATCTCGTTTAATTATTCATTCTATACATAACCATATACATGGTCTGACTATTCCAATTTCTGTATAAGCTTTCACAGTGAATCCGTTATCAGTGATATTTATTTCTTGCCATGAAATGTATGGGTAATCATTTCTATTCCAAAGCAACACATCATTTGACATACTCCAATTAGAAGAATCAATTTTAACAACTTCACCATGAGCCGGATATTCTGTCAAAGCAATTAATACCACTGAAGGTCTAAAAGATAACCCATATATTGTATGAAGAGTGCTATTAGTGGTTATATTCTTACTTCCAGTAGCTGACCTTCTACCCTCAATTAGTGAACCAACAACACCATTAATATCAATCCCTTGCTTAATATTACTAGAAATTAAATTACTTAAATCCATACTGCCAACTACCCCTGTATCATCATCATTGCTGAACGTCTTCCCTGCTAGCACATCACCAGCAACTGCA is drawn from Vallitalea pronyensis and contains these coding sequences:
- a CDS encoding stalk domain-containing protein, which produces MKKSIKILVAMVVLITVSTSLSASSLIRDISGKENKGITITYNGQVQTLKDGHGEVIYPVIIDGSTYLPVRAVTEMVGADITWNGTTKTIDITTKDNSDGAVPTDLPPSNDTQPKPEPQENPQQPTPSPSNSAGTLEDPVPFGSTYVFNDRNAYDGNETKAHFEITVLKADPITRDGIAELGFQKPEDDPLYSYVMLTLKIKASNVTYTGSEYRFLSNIYPHVWGSSTPQGNSIIGGTDYGFTKSFNDALDYEVGFEKVENDGKSHAYEVEGKVLLPIFNNLETYFVMEKSDYDLDDRCIYFKLK
- a CDS encoding alkaline phosphatase yields the protein MKKKLISLALLITLLLSYSVTHAYQAPNKATVGSVATTTQKQPKYIFYFIGDGMGTSQRQITEYYLQETTGDATKKLLMNTFPHSAINTTHSMNTLITDSAAAGTALATGYKTDNGVISKDPQGNDLKTLVEAAEEIGMATGLASTTRITHATPAVFASHNESRGNENEIAADFLDSGVDYIVGGGVRHFLPEGWKDNQTDAFGKTIKSKRKDSRNLLAEFRQAGYTVRYGMKGAEEFRKETFKAGDQYLGLFTYSHLPYTLDDMHNDSYNAPTLVEMTSKGIELLSKDQDGFFFMIEGGRIDHACHPNDTPAAIMDTLAFDDAVKEAYDFYLKHPEETLILVLGDHETGGLGMGVNTDYFLSLSELTKAKMSIEVLQGQYDGDRAAFYAFIEENFGLTELSKEEKSLFEKSMDMVDEGTFTYNNKYKYDETAMAVTHILSERAGVYWTSYAHTATQIPMSAIGVGAEQYSGFMDNTTIANLTAELVGLSLK
- a CDS encoding MBL fold metallo-hydrolase; amino-acid sequence: MNTKKLTIIGIIIIVIVLVVILLKRVIKIEFSRSDKRIPAIKVSLNQDITLTSCGAVFAHFGSADFFPSGMKIEMKNKIIYVDPIVVDNPIKADYIFITHAHQDHFSIDDIEKLAKDDTWIICPKKVAKKLGDYQVRQVTPGDVLELDGIGCEAVAAYSKGFPTHPKSNDNVGYVLTIGDERIYFSGDTDLIPEIKTLEDITVAIVPIDGGNLTMSTNDAILLVNMLSPRIAIPTHYELEKNSTEMFKKMVNEETEVIILSDQK
- a CDS encoding MerR family transcriptional regulator; this encodes MEHRPQISDKDKMDSSDIRIGKFAKKNNMSVDTIRYYVQLNLIHPLRKGKYFYFGTEQQEQLDFIKHYKDMKFSLDDIKILMYTVQFHILETPIRSNYIESLLHDKRIQLLQEREQLDATIQKLNDEIETVKQQPVKNRDGKGIAFQHLELLCCPVCQESLTIEEGTLKNHSVYHGKLTCNCGVTMDIEEGIIITSEMNHPISHEEQDDSIRNLFATISHNFIEQMLYYVEETTRYILQQDLASKTVLFMKTGAGTLALNVLRKLPKIGMLILFDEDLNQLKVTKNTIDTHYPDYNILYVGGSLDLLPIKRKSIHLAVDFMASFEAAFEKSYNLYQDIMKHMHTHSSIMGLFLYFKKNAVLSRLESEQRKLLDGYFVRNYLKKYQYELIEDSEENMLDIGKGIDDFYQQGDRAVTHLDRYSR
- a CDS encoding YibE/F family protein codes for the protein MNKKLKVSVIYAILCLITFFLFIRSDRQEDKYNQDVLEAKAIVLEVDDSDVVKSGISAIGYQTLQVRIIDGTYKGEKLSVSNPLMGKLDYDNYYKVKDKVIIALKTDTEGHIIDAKAVELYRQNYMLIVFIIFVILLVWYARDIGVKALFSFVFTILILWKLLIPLLLEGKNPMVIASLTLVLLSAVILFSVAGFTRKGVSAFLGTLCGLLITLFLTMIIGDKLGLRGMTAPYAETIVFSGYFHLDMRSIFYVAVIIGSSGAAMDIAMDVASACWEIKEKKPDISRKELIRSGFNVGRDVIGTMTTTLLLAYSGGYLTLLMLFQIRESSFSRIINMKIIAAEIMRTLVGSIGLVLVAPITALVAGLIMVKDTQPKQLDI